The Actinomycetota bacterium genome has a window encoding:
- a CDS encoding 4-vinyl reductase → MFVGIKLRMALAALEFADRHPRFVRYFLRPVANAPLLSGLLPVLPRAYMGSTAFEIHDVDAEKGRIGIGGVDEVLFGSEIVEILHHVLGEAAGAEKERYLYEIGYQAGFKEATYALEQGRWAPKILVPLVTSAGLIDRVRSDPRMARFLDHVETMVARLILNEGGWGRIAEFDYRSRPIRVTLLNSQEAAWLPPSGEPVCHIFAGLVAGHVSAITGERLEAREVACAAAGAEACVFEIDR, encoded by the coding sequence ATGTTCGTGGGGATCAAGCTGCGCATGGCCTTGGCCGCGCTGGAGTTCGCGGACAGACATCCGCGGTTTGTCAGGTATTTCCTGCGACCCGTGGCCAACGCGCCGCTGCTCTCTGGGCTGCTCCCGGTCCTGCCCCGCGCCTATATGGGGTCTACCGCCTTCGAGATCCACGACGTGGACGCGGAGAAGGGACGCATCGGTATCGGCGGCGTGGACGAGGTGCTCTTCGGTTCGGAGATCGTCGAGATCCTCCACCACGTGTTGGGGGAGGCGGCGGGAGCGGAGAAGGAGCGCTACCTCTACGAGATCGGCTACCAGGCCGGCTTCAAGGAGGCGACCTACGCCCTGGAGCAGGGACGCTGGGCCCCGAAGATCCTGGTCCCCCTGGTCACCAGCGCCGGGCTCATCGACAGGGTGCGCTCCGACCCCAGGATGGCCCGCTTCCTGGATCACGTGGAGACCATGGTGGCGCGGCTGATCCTCAACGAGGGAGGATGGGGCCGCATCGCGGAATTCGACTACCGCTCCCGCCCCATCCGGGTGACCCTGCTCAACTCCCAGGAGGCGGCGTGGCTGCCGCCCTCGGGCGAGCCGGTGTGCCACATCTTCGCGGGGCTGGTGGCCGGCCATGTCAGCGCCATCACCGGCGAGAGGCTGGAGGCCAGGGAGGTGGCCTGCGCGGCCGCGGGCGCCGAGGCGTGCGTGTTCGAGATCGACCGGTGA